Part of the Phacochoerus africanus isolate WHEZ1 chromosome 8, ROS_Pafr_v1, whole genome shotgun sequence genome is shown below.
GGTCTTGGTCATCATCCTAGGACCCTCCCATGGTCCTGGCAGACAGCTTGGATTCTAGGACTATCCGCCTAAAGTCTTAAACCCTGAAATCTCCAAGATGAGAATCACATTCTAATCACCGTTTTATACCCATCATGTAGCACAAAGCCTGCTCCATAGTATGGGCTTAGGAAATTTTTGTTGAACTGAATTCCTCCCTCATAAAATCTTATAGCTGATCCTTTTCTGTCTCCCCCAACCAGCTTTTCTAGGGCAGGGCTCTTTCTCCTTCATACGTGTCTCCACCTCAGTGGCTGGcctacagtaggtgctcaattaacAGTCTCTCCATGGACACTGTATTTGTAGTTTACAAAGCCGTTTCACAAACATCCTCTTATCTGATCCTCTTAAAATCAGTTAAGAGGAAGGAAGTCAGGAATAGTTATaggctcattttacagatgaggaaactgaggctgggagagctTTAAGTGCCTTGCCCCAGGGCACACTCACTGGTGAGCAGTGATGAGCAGTGATGGAGCATGACTTGACCCTCAGACAGAGCTGTTGAAATGCCCACACCCTCCCAGTCCTGCTCACCAAGAGGAAGATGGCCCCACCGGGCTCGTCCAGGGACTGGATGGCTGTCTCCACCAGCTTGGTGGACTTGTCCAATTGCTCCCGGTACTGCTGGATGAGGGCCTCGAGGAAGCTGAGCTTCTCCTCCTGCTCCCGCGTGATCCGCTGCAGCAGCTCACTCTTCTTCTCGTCCAGGATGGCGTATAGCACATCAAATTTCTGGCTCAGCTCTTCCTTCACCTGGTGACTGTTATCCTGGGGACAGAAATCTTGGAGTCACATCCTGCAagtcctccttcctgcccccaagCACTTCCTTCCTGGGATAGGGGCACTGGGAATAAAGAGTCTAAAGCTGGGAGAAATTTACTACACCTCCACTTTACACAATGAAGAATACACAATGAAGCCTTAGCAAAAAGAAAGCACGTGTTAAGGTTTCTGAGCCACTTAATACACCAGTAATGCCCTAGTAATGTTTGGAGGCGGGTGTCATGGAGAAAGCTACCCTTTTCCTCAAAAGTAGAGACGCTAGGGTCAGCTGGGATAATGTATGTGGCTTCCTGTGTGCCCCTGATATGAATGAAGTAGGATAGTTACATAGGTAGTTGTAGACATTCCAAtaggggaccatagatagagagggaaacctagggaactttggggaTTGCTGTAAATTAATACTCTCTcccatcagaatgaagcaggcttgcttaactgtAAAACCACAAAGCACAagctatgcctcaggtcattaaaaTGAGGTATGCATTCAAGCTCAGCAAGACAATGACCCTttggaccaagggcaggagtttaaagcctgtccttctgctgatttgatttttttttttttttgactttttgccttttctggggccactccttcggcacatggaggttcccaggctaggggtcgaatcggagctgtagccaccggcctacgccagagccacagcaacgtgggatccgagccacgtctgcaacctacaccacagctcacggcaacgccggatccttaacccgctgagaaaggccagggatagagccagcaacctcatggttcccagtcggattcgttaaccactgagccacgatgggaactccctgctgatttgaataagcaccttgaCAGTCCCAGTTTGACCTGATAGGGTCAAGTACTCTCTTATCcacaccaaggaggagctactactggaagaaagaggaagaggcagtcttttcccatcCTCCACTCCCCTTGAAAATgtagcctccttgcctgcctgcttgcatcccTCACAAgcgtcttatcttaataaatatatttcttgcctatcactttgtctctccctgaattccttctatgccgaggcacaaagaacctgaacctcaataagtccagacaccaggtgagtgattctaatttaaaaaccatgggttcaagacccaatctgggtttaggctgggttggggtcccggcacgtgggttcaagtcccaatctgggttctggctaggttcaagtcataagtgctaTCAGTTTCACCCACAGGTCACACTCTTCCCCCCATCTCAGGACCAAGACCAGATTCTGGAAGCTCTGCATCATGTGGTCCTCCAAGAGCTGGAGAAGCAGCTCCTCCCTTGGTGGCCTCCCCATCGAGGATCCCTTCTCTCCAACACTCATGCCACATcttagtttccttacctgtaaaatgggtataataatagcATCTTATCCAACTAAGGGCTCTGGTATCCTCTGTCAGACTGGGAGCCCCTCATGGGTAATAACAACATCCACATCCTTCTTTAAACCTGTCATTCACACAACTCTGTCCACCAGGAATATAATGGTGGTCCCTTTCTCCCATTCCAAGTCCCCACTTCAAAGGGAGATGGAAAATCACGGATGCTTTTGCAAGGATAGAAAAGTTGCCTTCTGCCTCTATGGCCTTGCTACTCAGGGTGTGGTCCAGGGACTAGCAATTTGGGCAAACCCCTGAAGCTTGCTAGAAATACAGAATCCCATGCCTCATgctagacctactgaatcagaacttgaattttaacaagatcccaggGTGATCTgcatgcacattaaagtttgaggagCCTTAGCCTACAGAGCACTAGAAAACAATGCTCTAAAAACTACTAGAATATTGGGAATGAGTGGTGGGATGCCCCCGAGGTCAGCCCTGGTCCGTCTTGCTCACCACTCCCATCCTCTGCGCCTCTGTGACTCACAGCTGTGCTCAAGAAGCATTTGTTGAGTGAGTGGGTGAATGGATTGTTCAGTCCCTCCCCCATTGTCCCTGcttggaacccccccccccccagtctccAGGCCCCACGGGTGAGCCACCCCAGAGTCCGGGCTGCACTGGAAGCCTTCAAACCTCTAGGAGGTGCTATTCTTCCCCTCACCTTGGTCACTCGACAGGAGTCCTCCAGCTGAGTGATGATAGTTTGCATGCGGTCGTTCCCTGCCACCAGCATGGAGATGCAGTTACTCAGCTCAGTCTAGATGGGAGGAAGGAGCGGGGGATCAGCAGAGGACAAAGATAGACTCAAGGCCTGCCCTCTGGGAGGGGCAGCAAAATGGCACCCTCATGCCCATCTCTTCCAGAAAGAGCCTGTTTCTGAGGCTTAGCTCATTTCCAGAGCAGAGACTCTCAGTGAGATGTGGcatccctcattttacagatgaggcccagagaggggaagtgagcTGCCCAAAAACACACAGCAATGTGTTGGCAGAGGAGAGGCTTGTTTCTAGGAAGAAAAGGACCCAGAAAAGAAACAGGTTGGAGAGTTCTAGAAGAGATAGAGAGAAGAACGAGAGGTGGGGAGGACAGAGTGCAGAAAGGGGAGCTACAGCTTACTGCATGTACAGAGTGGCAGGGCTCCCACAGGCCCAGAGACCCAGGAGAGGGCTCTCAGCTGCCTCCTGCTGCAGGGGGATTTGGGGAGAGGTGACCAGCACGGGAGAGGTATCCAGGGCCCGAAGCTTCCTGGGTTGCAGAGGTCGTGGCCTGAAAGGGCCCTGTTGCCTGGCCCTGGGATCTGGTCTCTCCCttgtggccacacccaggggCTCTCAAGTAGCTCTAAGTATAACCCATGAGCTCAGCCATCTCCCCCAGGAAGGCAAGGGCTGTTGTCCCTGTGGCCTGGGAAGTCACTCCAGGGGGACTATTCCTGAAAGCCCAGCTCAGCAGATCtacagggatcaaatcagaatcCTGAATCATCTGGTCGTGCCCAGCAGGCTCAGGCTGGGGGGTAGAAGTGGCTCAGACCAGTACCTTCTGTCCCTGGAAGACACTCTGCAGCGGGGCCACCTCACAAGCCTTGTGGGCCCCAAACACCTTGCACATGGAGCACGTGGGCACTTCGCACGTGAGGCAGTAGATGTTGATTTTCTCATCTTCGTGCTCCTTGCACATGGGGTGGCTGCCCTTCTGCAGGGGCCGACTGCAGAGGAGAAGAGTCATGAGTCATGAGGTGAGGGTCTCAAGTTCCCGTCTCCCCCGCCTGCGCCAGCCCCAGGAGGCCACCACAGACCTGTGACCCCAGTTCTCAGGGCTTGCCTGTCcccatccttttcttttcatcctctgaGGACCCAAGACCATGAGAGCCAATGACACCAAGGCTAGGATTCAAACTCCAGTGATGGAGTTGAACTTGGGCCCTGATAGCACAGGATGTGGGAAGGGCTGTAGGATCCCAAAGTCAATTTGAGacatttttaagaagaggaaactggGTTCCAGAAAGGTGaattgacttgcccaaggtcacccagcaagtCAGGGCAAGGGAGGCTAGAGTTCATTTGCTCTAATTATAGTCTCCATAGCTCTTGGTTACAGCAGGCCGGGCGCTGAGCGAAGTAATTTATACTCATGGCCTCACTGAATTCTATATTTAATCCACCAGACTGTAATCTCCATCAAAGCAGGGAAACTTGCCTCTCCCTGAATCTGCAGTGTACAGTGCCTGGCGCAAAGAAGGTGGTCATTAAATAcaggcagaaaaataaatgggGAAGCATGCATGAGGGTGCCCTGAGGCTCCGAGAAGGAGGTGGTATGTgtgccccaagtcacacagctagaacaTGGGCCATCAGGGCGTCCAACAGCCCAGCACAAGCCTTGACTTCTAGTCCAGAAATTTTTTCCAAGGTCCAGAATcacttctttgccttttttcccaaATACACAcgttttttggtgtgtgtctgctgcatatggaagttcccaggccagggatcaaacttgagccatagcagtaacctgagccacagcagtgacaatgccgagtccttaactgctaggtcagggaactccccaaatacacGCTCTTAGAATgactttctccctctgtctctctctctttgcttcagGCTTCTGGCATGTTCTTCTGTGCTTCTCTCAGGGTCACTTCCTACCTGAGATTCAGTTTTTGGAGTCTAGGTCTTACCACTCCAGCTATACATTATACTCTCATTTAGAGCCAATAGCATGTCTACACCATCTCTGAGTTCCCAATCTCATAAAGGGTGAATCATCCCCATCTGTGTCAGTGCTTCACCTCCAAACAGCCTAGCATGACTGATCTCACCCTGATCACAGACCTCAGGTCTTAAATAAGCCCCTTTCCAGACTTGTCTTTTTGCATCTttcagcccaccccaccccccaccccatgccagcAGGGCTCTGCCTTTGCCACCTGTCTCTACCCCCGGGAAGGGATCTCGAGGAGGGCAGTAGGTACAGAGGTGAGGCAAGATCCTGGGGGTCTGGTGCCTCTGTCCTCCACCATCCCAGATGCCCATCCTCCCAATCCCAGGTGCCAGCATCTGGGATCAAGTCCAGATTGATCTGCCACTTATTCACTGGGACCTTGGACAAGTgattttacctctctgagccttgctttTATCCCAGAGCTAGTGGGATCCTGGCAGGAGTTGTCTGTAATGAttgcatagtgcctggcacagagcagacccTCTGCAACTATCATCGTCCTTCAACTGTGTAGAAAGACCTCGAAGGGTTCAAACACTAGGTTCTTCCTAGGTCAACACTGGGTGGGCTAATATTTTGGTACAATATTggttttattatgattattattatcacGATCGACAATATAATTGAATTTTTGCAGTGTTGAACTCTAGCAACCTGACAGGCAGTAGAAGTGACGAATGTCCACTATGGAGTCAATCAGACAGGCTTCCCCTCAGCTTCGCCACTTGCTAGCTGAGTGGCCTCGGCCAAACGTCTGCCTGCAGAAAGGCACTTGGTGATGGTTTGGGACCACAAGGGGCATGAGGTTAGAGCCTGGAAGTCTTGTGTGGAGGTCCTGATTGTAAAGCTATCTCCCTGGTAGCTCTGTCTCTCCCCCTGGGTCTGAGGCCCAACACTGCACAACCTCCACCACTCACAAATTCTGCCTGAGAATGAGCTGCTGTTTCACAAGCAAGGAGACTTGGAACCGGATGGATGGGGCCGAGCAATTCTGCTTCTCGGCTGGGAAAGCTTGGGTAATTGACttcacctctttgagcctcagtttgctcatccgTAAAGTAGGGATGATGGTCCACAGGACTGCTGTGAAGCAGCAGCGAGAAGCAGCCCCAGTGTCTGGCGCTGTGGTTATCACCTTGGGGAAACTGGCTCTGTTCTGTGTGCTTTCTTTGATTATCGGGGCCACTGAGCTGGCCCCAgtgcctctgtctccctctcgCATCTCACCTTTCCCCTGGTTTCTGTCTCAGGAGGGTAGCTTAATGTCTGGGTCCCCTCCCATTCACCGAGTGACACCGAGAGCCAGGGTTGAGGGATAAGATGAGCCGCCGTTCCTGCCTGAGCAAGAGGGCTGGCTCCGGGCTGGATGAAGGGGGACAGAGCCTCGGGGAGCCGGGCTCAGaggacagggctggggaggaaggacGGCCTCACAGCCGCTGGAAAACCGACCTAGAGCACTCCTGCTTGTAGATGTCAATGATGTTCTCCACCAGCAGATTCCTCTGCAGGCCGTACACTCCGTGACGGTCCATGATCACCTCATGGCGGCAGGAGGGACAGCGGAAACGGCCTCCGGACATGGACACCGAGCCACTTCGGCTGGTCCAGTAGGGATTTGCAGCCTGCTGGTGACAAGGGCAGGGGTGAGGCCTGGGCTCCCTCCTCAGTCCCTTCCCCTTTCTGATCTCCCACCAGCCTTCTCCTGCTTACCGCCAAGAAATCTCATCAAGTCACAGGACTTAAAGCTCCCCGTCCTGGGAggatatgtgaaaaagaatgtatgtatatgtatatatgtagtatgactgggtcactttgctgtacagcagaaactggcacaacattataaattaactatactttaattaaaaaaaagtgaggtggttccggttgtggtgcagctgtaatgaacccgactagtatcgattagtatccatgaggacagggttcaatccctggcctcactcagtggattaaggagcttgcattgccatgagctgtggtgtaggtcgcagatgaggcttagatcccgtgttgctgtggctgtagtgtaggccagcagctgcagctccgattcagcccctagcctgggaacttccatatgccatgggagtggccctaaaaagcaaagaaaaaaaagaggtaaatctCCCCATCCTGAGATGAGAGAACAGTCACTTACACAGGGAGCATCTGAGGAGTGACTAAGCAATCAACAGGTTTGGAGGTCAACAGACTTAGGTTCAAGTCCCAGTAATTCTCTGAATGACTTTGAGTGAGCAACCTtctctctctaagcctcagtttgcCCATTCATTAAATGGGCCTATAATTAGAGCCAGCTCATAGGGCTGCtactttattatttatctatttctttattttagccATGGCCactgcctgtggaagttcctgggccagagatcaaacccacaccatagcagtgacaacgctgaatccttaaccacctggccaccagggaactccctagggctgcagctttaaaaacaaagtagTGAGAGGACATGTTGTAAAGTGCTTCTGGGGGAATTGGGAGCACTTTCTTAGGGAGAGGAAGCCTCTCCAGCCCCATAGCATAGGAAACAGCTTCAAAAAGGAAGATGCCTCTACTGCCCAGGGCCTCTCGGCCACCGGGCCACCCCTCTCCTAAAGCTCTGGGccccctgccacctcccagcTGGCTCCAGCCCCTGGGGTCtggtttctctctcctctctgcttgCCTCTCCCACTTATCGCTTGAGGCATTTGACTCCTGATTGGAGAGTCAACGGCTgctcagggcaggggtggggtagCTGCAGGCAGGGTCGGGAGGGGACATGTGCGTCATGGAGAAGGAATGGGGCAGCCAGAGCTGCCTCCCTAGCCCCCTCAGCCCCTTCCAGAAGCCTCCGCAGTAGCCATTCACTTCAGCAGAGAAACAACCCCAGGCTGGAAGGGGCCCGGGCTAAGCAAGAAGTGCTCTTTGCATTTCCATCACAGGTAAACTGAGTAGCCACTTGGGACCCCCGGACTAGGCCATGCCCAGCACTGACCTGGAAGATGTCGTTGGCACACTTTCGGCAGAGGTTGTGCTGACACGGTAAGATGACCACCGGCTTGGTAAACATCTCCAGGCAGATGGGGCAGATCAGCTGCTTCTCCAGGTTCTCCATGGGGTTCCCATCCGGGATCAGGCTTGACTTATAATCCATATTGTTGGGAGACGTGGGGACCCACCTGGCTGCCTCCTTCACCTGCTCTAAGCAAACCTGGGGTCTTGCCTTTGTCACAAAATACCCACCCGGAGCCTCTTTGCCCTCTTCTCCTGGCGCCTGAATTCTGTCTTGGTCTGAGGCCCCTCTGATATTTATAGCTGAACCCCGGTCACATGAGCCCCAGGAGGGGACCAGCTGAGCATTCCGGTGCCAAGTGGCTGGCGAGGCTTGAGTTTCCTCCAAGCCTGAAAGACTGGCCCTCTCAAATCACATGTGGGGATGAGCAATCGCTGTTCCCTGGGGATGGGGGTCGAAAACAAGAACAGCCTGTCCGTGGGCAGCTTGTGGCAGGACTGGGTACCCAGAATGTCTCCAGAAATTCACCTCCTCCCACCGCAGTCTGGTAAGGAGGGGATGGGCCACTGGGGTTTGTGGGTTAATAGCCGGTACCCCCTCCCTGACCTAAATCAGGTCCGTGCCCTCCTCTGCGTCCCTATGAGGCCCATCCCTCAGCACAGCATGTGGCTGGAGAACTTGAGACCCCCCTCCTCCACCATCACCCAGGCTAGCCCATCTCTCAGCCACTGGTTCCACTTTCATGCTGATAGTGTTCCCTTGAGATAGAATCCGTTCCCCTCATTTTATAGCTTTTGACACCGAGGTCTAAGAAGGAAAGGACCTTATCTGAAGTCATTTAAAACGTAAGTGGCAAAGGCAGGAATCTTATTCATTCACCAGACATTTTCCTGAGTACTAACTATCATGAGGCACCAAGGCGAAGGATAAATGAGTGATCCTTTTGCCCGCCCTGGGATGCTCACAGCCTAGTAGGGGAGACCAACAGAAATGGTCCGAAGCCCTTTTAGCCACTCAGAAGTTATCCAGATGTTCCCCTTGGcacaactttaaaattttctccacGTCCTTCTGGACAGTCTTCCATGTTGGCAGGTAGAAGACATTAGATATGCTTGACTCAGGAGTCCAAGCTCCTTATGTCTCTACGGAACATGAGGTCAACACTGCCATGCGCTGGAGAAGGATGAGTGTTGAAAAGAGGTCATCCCTTCTTCCTTGCTCAGTTTTGTTCAGGGATCAGGTAGCACTGTTCTCCAGGAAGGAGGTCCTTTCCACTGATTCAGGAAACAAAAGCTTCTGAAGCAGCTTATTATGGAATCCCGTTCTCTTTTGCCTAAGTGACATAGTTATGGCCAAGGAGACCCAAAGGCTGGCAGAGGCAGGCTAGAGATGAAGGATCTCCTcctgaaaaaaaagtaaactatcaGAAGAAAGCTTTATTCTTGCCTTTGCATGAGGTTCTAAGAGGGAAGGCAGATATCGTGGAACCAAGAAGGGACAAGTCTGAAAAGAAATCAGCTCCTGAGGATGGTAAACAGGAACCATAGAAAGCACTGGGGTTGTTGATGCCATCATTATGCTGCCCGTTTATACCCCCCAACCACCAGAAATGCCCGCCGCTTGACTATCTAAGATGTGATATAACAAGTGTTATAACAGTGTGATTAATCTAGCCTTTGCAGCAGAAAGCAATTTATACCCATTCATGATtccaactcctttttttctttttcctttttttttttttctttttctggttgcacctgcggcatgtggaagtttccaggctaggggttgaatcagagctacagcggccagcctatgccacagccacagccatgctggatccaaactgcctctacaacctataccacagcttgcagcaacacaggatccttaacactctgagtgaggctagggatcaaacccgattccccatggacactatgctgggttcttaacctacttagccacaatgggaataccaTGATTCCAACTCCTATGTGCCAGTGACTCTCAGGTCTCTAATTCCAGTTCAGACCTTTTTCCCTTAAGCTGAAGATCTGTTGGAGACCTCTGCAGGGATGACCCAATAGCACCTCAAACTCATCATTCCCAGACAGAACACACTATCCTCCCCTACCCAAACACCTTCTTCTATCTTCCTTATCCCATGTCTCAGTGAACAGCACATGCATCCAGCCATCTGCACAGACCAGAAAGCTGAGAGCCATCCTAGGgctccttcttcttccctttgcACATCCAGCCAATCTCTGCATCAAGCATGGGTCTACCTTTATGTCTCACTTGTCATCTTGCCATTTGTGAGTTTGACTCTCCCTCTAGACTTTGGAGACCCTGAGGGTAAAGACTGTCTCTCCTCATCTCTGTacctccagtgcctggcacatagtaggcacaaaggaaatgtttcttaaatgactgaatgagtgaatgaaacaTGGAAGCAGCAGGGTTACTGCCAAACTTGAGGGAGATGGAGGTACTTGAGCAAGTTTTTCTTGGCTGGGATGGCACAGACAGTAGGGATGGGGAATGGGGTTGATGGAGTAAATTCCAAAGCCTTGGGAAGGAGAAGGGACACTCCAAACTTTGAGTTGGGAGGATAGGAGAGGGGAAAGGATGGAGATTAGAATCAGAGGTATTGGGAGGTGGAGAGAAACGCACTCATATTAGCGACTTTGGTCGGTCACCAGAGAGTTGAGGTCACCTTCCGGGGCTGAGGCAAGGGGAAGGGTAGCATGAGTGGGTGGCGGAAAAAGCATGGACCAGCCAGTGTGAAACACAAGAGGAAGTGCCCTGGAGAGGGATGGAAGGACTGTCCGAGAGCAGAAGAGCTCCGCTGGTTTCCCAACACGGATTTGCCATTTGAGAAGAGCCATTCACATGGCTCTGTTGACTTTCTCCAGCCACACTTGGCAGCCCAGGTGCAAAAGCCAAGCAAATGGACAGTGGGATGGACTCCAGCCTGGGAGCTGGCAAGGGCAGCACTGCTGAAAGTCAAGGGGTGAGAAAGGGAAATTCCTACATGGGCCATGCTGGGCATCAAAACATGTcttgtcatttaatcctcacaacagccctgcaAGGGAGGTATTATGATCTTTGTTTTTCACAAGAGGAAACAAGATTCAGAGAGTTAATTGACTTggccagagtcacacagccaCAAATGGCAGAGCCGAGCTGAGGTTCATATCCAAGGTAGCCTGAATCTAAATCTAGGCTTCTCACGCTGAAGCATTTATCGAGTGCTTACTGCATGCCAGGCTTATGCTAAGCCCTTTCTATCCATTCCTCTTGTTCAGGCTTCAAAATAACTCAGTGAAGCAGGGATCATGGTTTTGACTGTGTTGCAGCTGAACTATAGAGGCTCGGGGGAGGTTAAGTCACGTGGTCAAAGTCCCCCagccagtgagtggcagagccagccTCAGAAGCAGGAAGTTTATAAACCAGTATCATTACCAGTTACTGGAACATGCTATAAAGCTATggactgaaaaatgaaaacaaacatggaATATCAGTGGCACATCTGAGCCCAGTGCTCTTAATTGCTGCACTttactgcttctctctctctctctctttttttttttttttttctgtctttctggggccacatGGAGGcctccacagcacatggaggttcccaggctaggggtcaaataggagctgtggctgctggcctacaccacagccacagcagcatgggatccaagccgtgtctttgacctacaccacagctcacggcaacgcaggatccttagcccactgagcaaggccagggatcaaacctgcatcctcatggatgctagtcagctttgttaactgctgagccacgacaggaactccatgacactATTTTTGATTGATTAAAGACTTGCAAGGAGCTGAGCATCTGCTCAGAGCTCCAAGGCACAATTTCATTCAGTCCTCACCACAACTGTGAATAGGTCATAATTatcccccatttcacagatgaggaaactgaggtccagctTGGCGTATGGAGTTGCCTCAAGTTGCAGAGCTAGTATAGGCAAAGCTGGAAGAGGCCAATTTAACCTCAAAGTCTCTGCTCTTTTTGAAGTTCACTAGGGGGGACTTTTCAGAAACCTGAGATGTTGAGGCCTTCTTGTTGGGGGAAAGAACGCCAGACACCTGGACTTCATCTCCAGCTCTGTCAGAGACAAGCAATGTGATGCCCAAtaagccacccccacctccagtgtCTTTCTCTGCCACATGGAGCAACCATAAGAGATGATGCGGGAGGGTCCTTGCCCCTCCCCAGGGACAGGCTTCTCGGAGGAACTCTTCCTGGGATGGATGAGGCAGGTCTGGGGCAGAGATGCTGGGGTGGAAACCACCCTCCATCTCCCCTTTCATTCCTGCATAGCTCAG
Proteins encoded:
- the TRIM63 gene encoding E3 ubiquitin-protein ligase TRIM63 isoform X1 translates to MDYKSSLIPDGNPMENLEKQLICPICLEMFTKPVVILPCQHNLCRKCANDIFQQAANPYWTSRSGSVSMSGGRFRCPSCRHEVIMDRHGVYGLQRNLLVENIIDIYKQECSSRPLQKGSHPMCKEHEDEKINIYCLTCEVPTCSMCKVFGAHKACEVAPLQSVFQGQKTELSNCISMLVAGNDRMQTIITQLEDSCRVTKDNSHQVKEELSQKFDVLYAILDEKKSELLQRITREQEEKLSFLEALIQQYREQLDKSTKLVETAIQSLDEPGGAIFLLSAKQLIRSIVEASKGCQLGKTEQGFENMDYFTLNLEHIADTLRAIDFGTDEEEEELIEEEEEDQEEEEATEGKEEAHQ
- the TRIM63 gene encoding E3 ubiquitin-protein ligase TRIM63 isoform X2 translates to MDYKSSLIPDGNPMENLEKQLICPICLEMFTKPVVILPCQHNLCRKCANDIFQAANPYWTSRSGSVSMSGGRFRCPSCRHEVIMDRHGVYGLQRNLLVENIIDIYKQECSSRPLQKGSHPMCKEHEDEKINIYCLTCEVPTCSMCKVFGAHKACEVAPLQSVFQGQKTELSNCISMLVAGNDRMQTIITQLEDSCRVTKDNSHQVKEELSQKFDVLYAILDEKKSELLQRITREQEEKLSFLEALIQQYREQLDKSTKLVETAIQSLDEPGGAIFLLSAKQLIRSIVEASKGCQLGKTEQGFENMDYFTLNLEHIADTLRAIDFGTDEEEEELIEEEEEDQEEEEATEGKEEAHQ